The following are encoded together in the Pleurocapsa sp. FMAR1 genome:
- a CDS encoding DUF2996 domain-containing protein, translating to MAEETNKKDQDPAKSSAAKKDTAKPAAKAATKKEKPPKLEDKPFSEFIQEHYLPALKEAMASEGIEDLDLTFVEQGVPIKSANSNEPCWQVVGKWQDGDRAFNLYFPDEDITGQKAFSYSTYGNKPSTIESFMIDERRVNLELLVMYTVQRLNAQKWLTRN from the coding sequence ATGGCAGAGGAAACAAACAAAAAAGATCAGGATCCGGCAAAATCTTCAGCAGCAAAAAAAGATACTGCTAAACCTGCTGCCAAAGCAGCAACCAAGAAAGAAAAGCCACCTAAATTAGAAGACAAACCGTTTAGTGAATTTATTCAAGAACACTATCTTCCAGCATTAAAAGAAGCAATGGCTAGCGAAGGAATTGAAGACCTAGACTTGACCTTTGTAGAACAAGGTGTGCCAATTAAAAGTGCTAACTCAAATGAACCCTGTTGGCAAGTAGTAGGGAAATGGCAAGATGGCGATCGCGCCTTCAATCTTTATTTTCCTGATGAGGATATTACAGGTCAAAAAGCTTTCTCTTATTCTACCTATGGGAACAAGCCCAGCACCATTGAATCTTTTATGATTGATGAGAGAAGAGTTAATTTAGAACTGTTGGTCATGTATACCGTGCAACGTCTTAACGCGCAAAAATGGTTGACTAGAAATTAA
- a CDS encoding creatininase family protein, which translates to MMHGFIPPQRYFSYLSWTEIEQMPNKENVVIIQPIGAIEQHGPHLPIAVDSAISLGVLGKALEQLKSDIPAYALPCLYYGKSNEHDGFPGTISLTATTLLLVIKEMAASIYRSGFRKLVLMNSHGGQPQIMEIAARDLHQQHLDFAVFPLFTWCVPHSVGDLLTEQEQEYGIHAGDAETSIMLSLLPKQVKMSQAVKEYPQGLPQDSLLDMEGKLPFAWLTKELSKSGVMGDATAATKEKGDRILQSVADGWVQVIQDIYKFQQPKIG; encoded by the coding sequence ATGATGCACGGCTTTATTCCTCCTCAACGCTATTTCTCCTATTTATCCTGGACAGAAATAGAGCAGATGCCTAATAAAGAAAACGTAGTCATCATTCAGCCTATTGGTGCAATTGAGCAACATGGTCCCCATTTACCGATCGCCGTAGATTCTGCTATCAGTTTAGGAGTACTTGGCAAAGCTTTAGAGCAATTAAAATCAGATATTCCTGCTTATGCCCTTCCCTGTCTATATTATGGAAAGTCCAATGAACACGATGGCTTTCCTGGCACAATTAGCCTCACAGCCACTACTCTACTGTTGGTAATTAAAGAAATGGCAGCCAGTATTTATCGCTCAGGATTTCGTAAGCTGGTGCTAATGAATTCTCACGGAGGTCAACCGCAAATTATGGAAATAGCTGCTAGGGATTTGCATCAGCAACATCTTGATTTTGCTGTATTTCCTCTATTTACCTGGTGCGTGCCTCATTCAGTAGGCGATCTGCTTACAGAACAAGAGCAAGAATATGGAATTCATGCAGGAGACGCAGAAACTAGTATTATGCTCTCGCTGTTGCCAAAACAGGTCAAAATGTCTCAGGCAGTCAAGGAATATCCCCAAGGTTTGCCCCAAGATAGTCTTTTAGATATGGAGGGAAAGTTACCTTTTGCCTGGCTAACTAAAGAATTAAGCAAAAGTGGGGTTATGGGAGATGCTACGGCTGCGACAAAAGAGAAAGGCGATCGCATTTTACAATCTGTTGCCGATGGTTGGGTACAGGTAATTCAAGATATTTATAAATTTCAACAGCCTAAAATTGGTTAG
- a CDS encoding ATP-dependent Zn protease → MSQTALNLIAIAIFLMTMTSLLGPIFHIPPVVPAAVTFGILSLATVDTLSWNSRGVSLLLDLFASAEQRQRIICHEAGHFLTAYFLGIPITGYTLTAWEVLKQGQLGRGGVSFDTKSLTAKPFEFEKMRLTLERLCTVWMAGIAAEKIAYGNAQGGAEDRQQLKQALMMAGLPEVGYSQKERWAQLQATNLLTRHQESYQALIEAMEQRASVEECYAVIQQHCDADSDKLIANQF, encoded by the coding sequence ATGTCTCAAACTGCCTTAAATTTGATTGCGATCGCCATTTTTTTGATGACTATGACATCGTTATTGGGACCAATTTTTCATATTCCCCCCGTTGTTCCTGCTGCGGTTACCTTTGGTATTTTGAGTTTAGCTACAGTAGATACTTTAAGCTGGAATAGTAGAGGAGTTTCCTTGCTATTAGACTTGTTTGCATCGGCTGAACAACGTCAGCGTATTATTTGCCATGAGGCAGGACATTTCCTAACTGCTTACTTTTTAGGCATACCCATCACTGGCTATACGCTAACCGCTTGGGAAGTCTTAAAACAGGGGCAGTTAGGTAGAGGCGGGGTGAGCTTTGATACAAAAAGCTTAACCGCCAAACCATTTGAATTTGAAAAAATGCGTTTAACCTTAGAACGTTTATGTACAGTCTGGATGGCAGGAATAGCAGCGGAAAAAATCGCCTATGGTAATGCTCAAGGTGGTGCAGAAGATCGACAACAGTTAAAACAAGCTTTGATGATGGCGGGGTTACCAGAAGTAGGTTATTCCCAAAAAGAACGTTGGGCCCAACTACAGGCAACCAACCTTTTGACTAGACATCAAGAATCATACCAAGCTTTAATTGAAGCAATGGAACAAAGAGCTTCTGTAGAAGAATGTTATGCAGTGATTCAGCAGCACTGCGATGCAGACAGCGATAAACTAATAGCTAACCAATTTTAG
- a CDS encoding DUF4335 domain-containing protein, with amino-acid sequence MNTKRQYSLPNCNLVLEGMENVDPQSVDILDGKSPMSILINAECNFFNSNQQLSGGSVFLANLSKAVSNYAQGFLSGLSQPHKKTSQYPRISIEQVAEQHCHRLTYELEPGEETRTEVNLTTVELFDLVDAIDQFYADRTTLPNMSLELQSVSKRYRQPEQPLAQRLTPVVLGFTSLAVAAGAFFVIPPPEINTPKPTPVNQTTKTKPVPKPESTPSPTPVPPSNQDK; translated from the coding sequence ATGAACACTAAGCGACAGTACAGCCTACCCAACTGCAATTTAGTTTTAGAAGGCATGGAAAATGTCGATCCCCAGAGCGTTGATATCTTGGATGGAAAGTCTCCTATGTCTATTTTGATTAATGCTGAATGCAACTTTTTTAATTCCAATCAACAGTTGAGTGGTGGTAGCGTTTTCTTAGCTAACCTGTCTAAGGCTGTCAGTAACTATGCTCAAGGATTTTTGAGTGGACTGTCTCAGCCCCATAAAAAAACTAGCCAATATCCCCGAATATCGATTGAACAAGTTGCCGAGCAACATTGCCATCGTTTAACCTATGAGCTAGAACCAGGAGAAGAAACTAGGACAGAGGTTAATTTAACTACGGTAGAATTATTTGATTTGGTAGATGCGATCGATCAATTTTATGCAGATCGAACTACCTTGCCAAATATGAGTCTAGAACTACAGTCTGTAAGTAAGCGTTATCGTCAACCAGAACAACCCTTGGCACAAAGATTAACTCCTGTAGTACTTGGCTTTACCAGCTTGGCAGTGGCAGCAGGGGCATTCTTTGTTATACCACCTCCTGAGATTAACACGCCTAAACCAACTCCTGTTAACCAAACTACAAAAACTAAACCTGTTCCCAAACCAGAATCAACCCCAAGTCCTACTCCAGTGCCTCCATCTAATCAAGATAAGTAA
- a CDS encoding DUF3038 domain-containing protein — protein sequence MSQSASLESDFPVPVDQSASVLNTLPDIYLPSKGCSPYTQQQIDLLLLALEALELGASEQMLAMARQLGIDKIVKNRVNLWRLRCSNPWRRSYTRDYLSLEQAKALVIIAGYRAKDLMVIIRQLLVAEQQMRVKNLPVDNHFRLSEYLERFRAHFRSRMNSRRAKVSAYIASEEQLNELALSLLNKLLFCTGTRGLERVWVSLFDGEVT from the coding sequence ATGAGCCAATCTGCAAGTTTAGAATCCGATTTCCCCGTACCAGTGGATCAATCGGCTTCAGTCTTAAATACTTTACCAGACATATATCTTCCTTCTAAGGGTTGTTCTCCTTATACCCAGCAGCAAATTGATTTGCTGTTGCTCGCTCTAGAGGCTTTAGAATTGGGTGCATCAGAACAGATGCTGGCGATGGCAAGACAGTTGGGCATAGATAAAATTGTTAAAAATCGCGTTAATCTCTGGCGGTTGCGCTGTAGCAACCCCTGGAGACGTTCTTATACTAGAGATTATTTAAGCTTGGAACAGGCAAAGGCGCTGGTAATTATTGCAGGTTATCGAGCCAAAGATCTAATGGTAATTATTAGACAACTACTGGTAGCCGAACAGCAAATGCGAGTAAAAAATCTGCCAGTTGATAATCATTTTCGTCTTTCAGAGTATTTAGAAAGATTCCGCGCCCATTTTCGCAGTCGCATGAACTCCCGCCGTGCCAAAGTGTCTGCATACATTGCCTCGGAAGAACAATTAAATGAACTAGCTTTGTCCCTATTAAACAAGCTGCTGTTTTGTACGGGAACAAGAGGGCTAGAGCGAGTTTGGGTGAGTTTATTTGATGGAGAAGTAACATGA
- a CDS encoding adenine phosphoribosyltransferase produces the protein MELQSLIRDIPDFPQPGILFRDITTLLNNPQGLRYTIDLLTQKCRDANLVPDYIVGIESRGFIFATPLAYQLNAGFVPVRKPGKLPASVHSVTYELEYGTDSLEIHQDAIAPGAKVLIVDDLLATGGTAKATCELLTQIKAKTIGCAFVIELTALGGRQKLPNMPIINLVEY, from the coding sequence ATGGAACTACAGTCTCTAATCCGCGACATTCCCGATTTCCCCCAGCCAGGAATTCTTTTTCGGGACATTACTACTTTATTGAATAATCCTCAAGGCTTAAGATACACCATCGATCTGTTAACGCAAAAGTGTCGAGACGCAAATTTAGTACCAGACTACATTGTCGGCATAGAATCGCGAGGCTTTATTTTTGCCACTCCCTTAGCTTATCAATTAAATGCTGGCTTTGTTCCTGTACGCAAACCTGGAAAACTGCCAGCCTCAGTGCATTCAGTTACTTACGAACTCGAATACGGCACTGATAGTCTGGAAATTCATCAAGATGCGATCGCCCCTGGAGCAAAAGTTTTAATTGTCGATGATTTATTGGCTACGGGAGGAACAGCCAAAGCTACTTGCGAATTATTGACTCAAATAAAGGCAAAAACTATCGGCTGTGCGTTTGTCATTGAGCTAACAGCTTTAGGAGGCAGACAAAAGCTACCTAATATGCCAATTATCAATTTAGTTGAGTATTAA
- a CDS encoding TolC family protein, with the protein MGKINQFIKIIGIGSVILVTNAAIASAQNIASHDSSNSVGKNLTANQKKNIVSNSKLPSSVLPEKNSQLSNSDAVFQELTSGRVAQSSGSTSDATADIIKPAQKPILNLDQLNPSPNPLSFPTKPIEVKVDTQKPITLEQAIELSLKNNKQIEEERIQVERSQAVVRQAKAALFPTATFSTGFSYGNSVFLDSINNQVINQRVNDAPPGTTRQQVENQLSQNSISGNNFSNQTASYNTDVSLNYNIYDGGNRGASIRAAEKQLRSTRLNLEVVVEQARFETARDYYNLQNGDAQVKIEQAAVADARQTLKDARLLEKAGLGTRFDVLRAEVELAQAQQRLITAQANQNIARRQLAETLSVSHSTGLATADPIAEAGAWKLSLPQSIVQAFKNRAELEQFLLQREISAEQRQIALSQIRPTVGATAQYQISDDFEDSFNPSDNYAVGLNISWRFFDGGAARASALQSEKDIEIAQTQFADQRNLIRFAVEQAYFGLKSNQKNIGTATKQVQLSEESLRLARLRFQAGVGTQTDVIDAQTQLTTSRGDLLSSIIDYNQSYAQLQRGVSNTPDNGLQDLP; encoded by the coding sequence GTGGGTAAGATCAATCAATTTATTAAAATTATAGGTATAGGCTCAGTAATATTGGTTACTAACGCAGCTATAGCTAGTGCGCAAAATATAGCCAGTCATGATTCTAGCAATTCAGTTGGCAAAAATTTAACTGCCAACCAGAAAAAAAATATAGTATCTAATAGTAAGTTGCCTTCATCAGTCTTACCAGAAAAAAATAGCCAGCTATCTAATTCAGATGCTGTTTTCCAAGAGTTAACATCGGGAAGAGTGGCTCAATCTTCAGGTTCAACTTCAGATGCTACGGCAGATATTATTAAACCTGCACAAAAACCAATTCTTAATCTAGACCAACTCAACCCTAGTCCCAATCCGCTTTCATTTCCTACTAAACCAATTGAGGTAAAAGTTGATACTCAAAAACCGATTACTTTAGAACAGGCGATTGAATTATCCCTTAAAAACAATAAACAGATAGAAGAAGAAAGAATTCAAGTAGAGCGATCGCAAGCAGTAGTTAGACAAGCAAAGGCGGCACTATTCCCCACTGCTACTTTTAGTACTGGATTTAGTTATGGTAACTCTGTCTTCCTTGATAGTATCAATAACCAAGTAATCAATCAACGGGTAAATGATGCCCCACCAGGTACAACTAGACAACAGGTAGAGAACCAACTATCTCAAAATAGTATCTCTGGTAATAATTTTAGCAATCAAACAGCTAGCTATAATACAGATGTAAGCCTCAACTATAATATTTACGATGGCGGTAATAGAGGAGCTTCTATTCGTGCAGCCGAAAAACAACTACGTAGTACGAGGTTAAATTTAGAAGTAGTTGTCGAACAGGCTCGTTTTGAAACGGCTAGAGACTATTATAATCTGCAAAATGGCGATGCTCAGGTAAAAATTGAACAGGCGGCCGTGGCAGATGCCAGACAAACCCTAAAGGATGCCAGATTGCTAGAAAAAGCGGGTTTAGGCACAAGATTTGACGTATTGCGGGCAGAAGTAGAATTGGCACAGGCACAACAAAGACTAATTACGGCTCAAGCCAATCAAAATATTGCTCGCAGACAGCTAGCAGAAACCCTCAGTGTTTCCCATAGTACTGGTCTAGCCACGGCAGATCCCATCGCCGAAGCTGGAGCTTGGAAACTTTCTTTACCACAATCAATCGTTCAAGCATTTAAAAACCGTGCTGAATTAGAGCAATTCTTGTTACAAAGAGAAATTAGTGCCGAACAACGTCAGATTGCTTTATCTCAAATCAGACCAACAGTCGGAGCGACTGCCCAATATCAAATAAGCGATGACTTCGAGGATAGTTTCAATCCTAGCGATAACTATGCCGTGGGTTTAAATATTAGCTGGCGATTCTTTGACGGAGGTGCTGCTCGTGCTAGCGCGCTACAATCAGAAAAAGATATTGAAATCGCCCAAACTCAGTTCGCCGACCAGCGCAATTTGATTCGTTTTGCCGTAGAACAAGCTTATTTTGGTCTAAAGTCTAACCAGAAAAATATAGGTACAGCTACCAAACAGGTACAATTGTCAGAAGAAAGTTTGCGCCTGGCTAGATTACGTTTCCAAGCTGGTGTAGGTACTCAAACAGACGTAATTGATGCTCAAACCCAGTTAACTACCTCTCGTGGCGATTTGCTTTCTTCAATTATTGATTACAATCAGTCCTACGCTCAATTACAAAGAGGAGTTTCTAATACTCCTGACAATGGTTTACAAGATTTGCCATAA
- a CDS encoding O-antigen ligase family protein: protein MKVSKSNGLFNDYSQQSSDWTWLCFSLSIFVLPLFPTLGTVGLLIIIIKSGQDNLRKIIANRHNQALAILSILFIVSSALAEQPKDAWLGLANFLPFFLLFAALKPLIRHPVQLKQLSWLLILPSLPIVVLGFGQLFAGWYTLPLVKSILGWKLVAQGVPTGRMSAVFNYTNFLAIYLAIAFSLALGLWLDTWQAWRKNPASKKSQILSLLTIILLADISGLILTSSRNAWGLAAISFMAYVAYMGWRWLIYGVSSAATAILWASFAPNLGGTQLRKVVPSFFWARLSDRDYQRPVETLRITLWEFCWDLIKQRPLFGWGLRNFTPLYEAKTNFWFGHPHNLFLMLGAETGIIAVLLIICIVGSIMAQGVKLLLDWSTDDSRLIFFSYLVTFTCCILFNLFDVTIFDLRVNVIGWVLLSAISGVITAKQSAKA, encoded by the coding sequence ATGAAAGTTAGCAAAAGCAACGGCTTGTTTAATGACTATTCTCAACAAAGCTCAGATTGGACATGGTTATGTTTTAGTCTTAGTATTTTTGTTTTACCGCTTTTTCCTACCCTAGGAACAGTGGGACTATTAATCATAATCATCAAGTCTGGACAGGATAATTTACGTAAGATCATAGCCAATCGCCATAACCAAGCCCTGGCTATATTGTCTATTTTATTCATTGTCAGTTCGGCTTTGGCAGAACAACCCAAGGACGCTTGGCTAGGGCTAGCTAATTTTCTGCCATTTTTTTTACTGTTTGCAGCTTTGAAACCTTTAATCAGGCATCCTGTTCAACTGAAGCAGCTGTCTTGGTTGTTAATCCTTCCTTCCTTGCCAATTGTGGTTTTAGGCTTTGGTCAGCTATTTGCTGGCTGGTATACTCTTCCTTTAGTAAAGTCTATTTTAGGTTGGAAGCTAGTGGCACAAGGAGTGCCGACGGGAAGGATGTCAGCAGTATTTAACTATACTAATTTTCTGGCTATTTATCTGGCGATCGCCTTTAGTTTAGCTTTAGGATTATGGTTAGATACTTGGCAAGCTTGGCGAAAAAACCCAGCCAGTAAAAAGTCTCAGATATTATCATTGCTTACCATAATTTTGCTAGCAGATATTAGCGGATTAATTCTTACTAGTTCTCGCAACGCTTGGGGGCTAGCTGCGATTAGCTTTATGGCTTATGTCGCATATATGGGTTGGCGTTGGCTAATATATGGCGTAAGTAGTGCTGCTACGGCAATTCTTTGGGCATCTTTTGCCCCCAATTTAGGCGGCACTCAATTAAGAAAGGTTGTTCCTAGCTTTTTTTGGGCAAGACTGTCAGATCGAGATTATCAACGCCCTGTAGAAACTCTACGCATTACCCTATGGGAATTCTGCTGGGATCTAATTAAACAACGCCCTTTATTTGGTTGGGGTTTGAGAAACTTTACCCCTCTCTACGAAGCCAAAACAAATTTTTGGTTTGGACATCCTCACAATTTATTTTTAATGCTCGGTGCAGAGACAGGAATTATTGCTGTTTTATTGATTATCTGTATTGTTGGCTCAATTATGGCTCAGGGGGTAAAATTGCTTCTCGATTGGTCTACAGATGATTCTAGGCTGATCTTTTTTAGCTATCTAGTCACCTTTACGTGCTGCATTCTTTTTAATCTTTTTGATGTGACTATTTTCGATTTACGAGTAAATGTTATTGGCTGGGTACTTCTTTCTGCTATTAGTGGTGTAATTACGGCAAAACAATCAGCAAAAGCATAG
- a CDS encoding response regulator transcription factor, translating to MEILIVEDEQEIAQLIEQTLTRESFACRVAHDGLTALEIFKQQQPDLVILDLMLPGLDGLEVCTRIRQQPYNKDPYILMLTARGEEIDRVIGLSTGADDYLVKPFSPRELVARVRALLRRSLRHDVQETSQIYRTKHFSVDLDQHLATRQLNTQTSDELDLTTLEFNLLATFLSYPGRVWSRTQLIDKLWGNDFFGDERVVDTHIRRLRKKIEPDSANPTFVKTVVGVGYKFEDDNV from the coding sequence ATGGAAATACTTATTGTTGAAGACGAACAAGAAATTGCTCAATTAATAGAACAAACTTTGACTAGGGAAAGTTTTGCTTGTCGTGTTGCTCATGATGGATTGACCGCACTAGAGATATTTAAGCAGCAGCAGCCAGATTTAGTAATTCTCGATTTAATGCTTCCTGGTTTAGATGGATTGGAAGTATGTACCCGCATTCGTCAGCAGCCATATAACAAAGATCCCTATATCCTAATGCTCACAGCTAGAGGAGAAGAAATAGATCGAGTAATTGGGCTTTCTACTGGGGCTGATGATTATTTAGTTAAGCCATTTAGCCCTAGAGAATTGGTTGCTAGAGTTCGAGCCTTATTAAGGCGTAGTTTGCGGCACGACGTACAAGAAACATCTCAGATTTATCGCACTAAACATTTTTCCGTCGATCTAGATCAACATTTAGCAACAAGACAGTTAAATACCCAAACTTCTGACGAACTAGACTTAACGACTTTAGAGTTTAATTTATTAGCAACCTTTTTAAGCTATCCTGGTCGAGTTTGGAGTCGTACCCAACTAATCGACAAACTTTGGGGCAATGACTTTTTTGGTGATGAAAGAGTTGTTGATACCCATATTAGAAGACTGCGTAAAAAAATTGAGCCAGATTCAGCCAATCCAACATTTGTCAAAACAGTGGTAGGAGTTGGCTATAAGTTTGAAGATGACAATGTTTAA
- a CDS encoding type II toxin-antitoxin system HicA family toxin, with protein MKSVNGKKFAKLLEQNGWVLLRVSGSHHIFGKSGNPQRISVPIHGN; from the coding sequence ATGAAGTCTGTTAACGGGAAAAAATTTGCTAAATTATTAGAGCAAAATGGATGGGTGCTTTTAAGAGTAAGTGGTAGTCATCATATTTTCGGCAAATCTGGTAATCCTCAGAGAATTTCTGTTCCGATACACGGTAATTAA
- a CDS encoding type II toxin-antitoxin system HicB family antitoxin, whose product MKLKVIIHTAEEGGFWAEVPAIPGCATQGESFEELLQNIYEAVEGCLSVNEADLELDSNAQILEIAV is encoded by the coding sequence ATGAAATTAAAAGTTATTATTCATACAGCCGAAGAAGGCGGATTTTGGGCAGAAGTACCTGCTATTCCTGGTTGTGCTACGCAAGGTGAGAGTTTTGAAGAGTTGCTGCAAAATATTTATGAAGCAGTCGAAGGATGTTTATCTGTAAATGAAGCCGATCTTGAATTAGATAGTAATGCTCAAATTTTAGAAATTGCAGTATGA
- a CDS encoding GxxExxY protein, whose product MRENGISKEIVDAAYQIHTKLGAGLLESVYEVVMAYELQKRGLRFERQKPIPVVYEGMHLGEGFRADFIVENLVIIELKSVEHIAPVHKKQLLTYLRLTNKHLGLLINFNTDLIKNGITRIVNNL is encoded by the coding sequence GTGAGGGAGAATGGGATTAGTAAGGAGATTGTGGATGCTGCGTATCAGATTCATACGAAACTGGGTGCGGGCTTGTTGGAGTCAGTTTACGAGGTAGTGATGGCTTATGAGTTGCAGAAGCGAGGTTTAAGGTTTGAGAGACAGAAGCCCATTCCTGTGGTTTATGAGGGGATGCACTTAGGAGAAGGTTTTAGGGCAGACTTTATTGTAGAGAATTTAGTAATTATTGAGTTGAAGTCTGTAGAACATATCGCTCCAGTTCATAAGAAACAACTTTTAACTTATCTTCGTCTTACTAACAAGCATTTAGGTTTACTCATCAACTTTAATACCGATCTCATTAAAAATGGTATTACTCGCATCGTTAATAATTTATAA
- a CDS encoding phosphopantetheine-binding protein, with product MKFIILVGIVLVPITVTRVILKELRFIDSIEERIITIDSILSKDLGADSLDTVEIIQAIEKEFDIEIPDDFTGTNWISCICGSITHD from the coding sequence GTGAAATTTATCATTTTAGTTGGGATAGTTCTAGTTCCAATTACAGTGACGAGGGTTATATTGAAGGAGTTAAGATTTATAGATAGCATTGAGGAACGAATAATAACAATAGATTCTATTCTAAGCAAAGATTTAGGTGCAGATAGTTTAGATACAGTAGAAATTATACAGGCAATAGAAAAAGAGTTCGATATAGAAATACCAGATGATTTTACAGGAACTAATTGGATTTCTTGTATTTGTGGATCGATTACTCACGATTAG
- the pntB gene encoding Re/Si-specific NAD(P)(+) transhydrogenase subunit beta, translating into MTNNLVAVAYIAASALFILSLGGLSNQETARRGNLFGIIGMAIAFVATALSAQVNGYGVLVGAIVPGAIIGSVLAARVAMTSMPELVAILHSFVGLAAVLVGLATYLQPENGLTGVEATIHELEIYIGIFIGAITFAGSVVAFGKLNGSFGSKPLMLPARHLINIALLVGSVVLGVQFMQTADGLQPLLIMTALACILGFLLVMGIGGADMPVVISMLNSYSGWAAAAAGFMLSNDVLIVTGALVGSSGAILSYIMCEAMNRSFISVILGGFGEGSAAAPTGEAKPMGEATATNVEEVAEMLNDAKSVVIVPGYGMAVAQAQHSVSDITKILRKQGKEVRFGIHPVAGRMPGHMNVLLAEANVPYDIVLEMDEINDDLSNTDVVLVIGANDTVNPSALDDPTSPIAGMPVMEVWKAQNVVVMKRSLGIGYAGVDNPLFYMDNNQMLFGDAKANVSALLNELSKTEKELVAA; encoded by the coding sequence ATGACAAATAATCTTGTGGCGGTTGCTTATATTGCAGCCAGTGCCTTATTTATCCTCAGCCTGGGAGGATTATCCAACCAGGAAACAGCCCGTCGGGGTAACCTGTTCGGAATTATTGGTATGGCGATCGCATTTGTCGCTACTGCCCTCAGCGCCCAGGTAAACGGTTACGGAGTTCTAGTTGGTGCGATCGTTCCTGGGGCTATTATCGGCTCAGTTCTCGCTGCTAGAGTAGCTATGACTTCTATGCCCGAACTTGTAGCTATTCTCCATAGTTTTGTAGGTTTAGCTGCTGTGTTAGTTGGTTTGGCAACTTATCTTCAGCCTGAAAATGGCTTGACTGGGGTTGAAGCTACCATTCACGAACTCGAAATCTATATCGGTATCTTTATTGGTGCTATTACCTTTGCTGGTTCTGTAGTCGCCTTTGGTAAGCTAAACGGTTCTTTTGGCAGCAAGCCGCTAATGCTACCTGCCCGTCATTTAATTAATATCGCTTTGTTAGTTGGTTCTGTAGTTTTGGGCGTGCAGTTTATGCAAACAGCCGACGGCTTACAGCCACTGTTAATCATGACTGCATTAGCCTGTATTCTTGGTTTCCTGCTCGTTATGGGTATCGGTGGGGCAGATATGCCCGTAGTTATCTCCATGCTCAACAGCTATTCAGGTTGGGCTGCTGCTGCTGCTGGCTTTATGCTTTCCAATGACGTACTAATTGTAACTGGTGCGTTAGTCGGAAGCAGTGGTGCGATCCTCAGCTACATTATGTGCGAAGCCATGAACCGTTCCTTTATCAGCGTAATTTTAGGCGGTTTTGGGGAAGGTTCTGCTGCTGCACCTACAGGCGAAGCTAAACCTATGGGCGAAGCTACTGCCACTAACGTCGAAGAAGTGGCAGAAATGCTCAACGATGCTAAAAGTGTGGTTATCGTACCTGGTTATGGTATGGCAGTTGCCCAAGCACAACATTCTGTTTCCGACATTACTAAAATCCTCCGCAAACAAGGCAAAGAAGTCCGCTTTGGTATCCATCCCGTAGCGGGAAGAATGCCTGGACACATGAACGTACTGTTAGCAGAAGCTAATGTTCCCTACGACATCGTGTTAGAGATGGACGAAATTAACGACGATTTATCTAATACAGATGTTGTCTTGGTAATTGGAGCTAACGACACCGTTAACCCCAGCGCCTTGGACGATCCTACCAGCCCCATTGCAGGTATGCCCGTAATGGAAGTTTGGAAAGCTCAAAACGTTGTAGTTATGAAGCGTAGTCTGGGTATTGGTTATGCAGGAGTAGATAATCCTTTGTTCTATATGGATAACAATCAAATGTTATTCGGCGATGCGAAAGCTAATGTTAGCGCGTTGTTGAATGAGTTGTCTAAGACTGAGAAAGAATTGGTTGCTGCTTAA